CAGAGCGTCGCCATCACGCTGGAAGCCGGTGTGTCCCTGGGTGCGATGCCGATCTACCGCTTCGGCGACGACAAGCAGAAGCAGGAATGGTTGCCGCAGTTGACCAGTGGCCGCGCCCTGGCCGCGTTCGGGCTCACCGAGCCCGGCGCGGGCAGCGACGCGGGCGGCACCAGGACCACCGCGATCGCCGACGGCGGCGAGTGGATCATCAACGGCAGCAAGCAGTTCATCACCAACTCCGGCACCGATATCACGCGACTGGTGACCGTGACGGCGGTGACCGGGCAGACCGGCGGCAAGAAGGAGATCTCCACCATCCTCGTGCCCACCGACACCCCGGGATTCGTCGCTGAACCCGCGTACAACAAGGTCGGCTGGAACGCCTCGGACACCCATCCGCTGAGCTTCACCGACGTGCGGGTGCCGCAGGAGAACCTGCTGGGCGAGCGCGGCCGCGGCTACGCGAACTTCCTGCGCATCCTGGACGAGGGCCGCATCGCGATCGCGGCGCTCGCGGTCGGCGCGGCCCAGGGCTGCGTGGACGAGAGCGTGCGCTACGCCAAGGAGCGCGAGGCGTTCGGCCAGGCCATCGGCCGCAATCAGGCCATCGCGTTCAAGATCGGGCGGATGGAGGCCCGCGCACACACGGCGCGCACGGCCTACTATGACGCCGCGGCACTGATGCTGGCGGGCAAGCCGTTCAAGAAGGCGGCGTCCATCGCCAAACTGGTGGCCAGCGAGGCGGCCATGGACAACTCGCGCGACGCCACCCAGATCTTCGGCGGCTACG
This genomic stretch from Nocardia brasiliensis ATCC 700358 harbors:
- a CDS encoding acyl-CoA dehydrogenase family protein, translated to MTDFLSTGALPDDYRDLTLTVRDFAQSVVAPVAAEHDANHTFPYKVVEGMAEMGLFGLPFPEEYGGMGGDYFALCLALEELGKIDQSVAITLEAGVSLGAMPIYRFGDDKQKQEWLPQLTSGRALAAFGLTEPGAGSDAGGTRTTAIADGGEWIINGSKQFITNSGTDITRLVTVTAVTGQTGGKKEISTILVPTDTPGFVAEPAYNKVGWNASDTHPLSFTDVRVPQENLLGERGRGYANFLRILDEGRIAIAALAVGAAQGCVDESVRYAKEREAFGQAIGRNQAIAFKIGRMEARAHTARTAYYDAAALMLAGKPFKKAASIAKLVASEAAMDNSRDATQIFGGYGFMNDYPVARHYRDSKILEIGEGTTEVQLMLIGRELGL